The following are encoded together in the Streptomyces rapamycinicus NRRL 5491 genome:
- a CDS encoding transglycosylase family protein → MAVRGSHRRPASPSRVSPLCAALTAGGVGIVLPFLGTGAAHAASVDTWNRVAKCESGGNWHINTGNGYYGGLQFSQHTWEAFGGTTYAARADLASRAQQITVAEAVLRKQGPGAWPVCSVRSRLTRSGPPAGVTSQNAHPRAQHPAKPKKPAKSAAKSRARQHTARRAAASGSYAVVRGDTLSRIATRASVRGGWKALYHANRGTVGPNPDLIHPGQRLTLPAGSRHPHKAAPRRRASTVSSHTVVRKTAARPHTAPVSGPVSAGYGVRGPRWASGHHTGVDFAVPTGTSVRAAAPGTVVAAGWGGAFGYQVIIRHADGLYTHYAHLSALAVRTGQSVEAGHRIARSGSTGNATGPHLHFEVRTGPRYGSDIDPLAYLRSHGVSV, encoded by the coding sequence ATGGCCGTACGAGGAAGTCACCGACGCCCCGCATCGCCCAGCCGGGTCTCGCCGCTGTGTGCGGCGCTCACCGCGGGCGGTGTCGGCATCGTCCTGCCGTTCCTCGGCACCGGCGCCGCCCACGCGGCCTCGGTCGACACCTGGAACCGGGTCGCCAAGTGCGAGAGCGGGGGCAACTGGCACATCAACACCGGCAACGGCTACTACGGCGGACTGCAGTTCTCCCAGCACACCTGGGAGGCGTTCGGCGGCACCACCTACGCCGCGCGGGCCGATCTGGCCTCCAGGGCCCAGCAGATCACCGTGGCGGAGGCGGTGCTGCGCAAACAGGGCCCCGGCGCGTGGCCGGTGTGCTCCGTCCGCAGCCGGCTGACCCGGTCCGGTCCACCCGCCGGAGTGACGAGCCAGAACGCCCACCCCCGCGCCCAGCACCCGGCCAAGCCCAAGAAGCCGGCCAAGTCCGCCGCGAAGTCCCGGGCCCGGCAGCACACCGCACGGCGCGCGGCGGCGTCCGGCTCGTACGCGGTCGTCCGCGGCGACACGCTGTCCCGCATCGCCACGCGTGCGTCGGTCAGGGGTGGCTGGAAGGCGCTGTACCACGCCAACCGCGGGACCGTCGGCCCGAACCCGGATCTGATCCACCCGGGGCAGCGGCTGACCCTGCCCGCGGGCTCCCGGCATCCGCACAAGGCGGCACCCCGGCGCCGCGCCTCGACGGTCTCGAGCCACACGGTGGTCCGCAAGACGGCGGCCCGCCCGCATACGGCCCCGGTCAGCGGGCCGGTCAGCGCGGGGTACGGCGTCCGCGGCCCGCGGTGGGCCAGCGGCCATCACACCGGTGTGGACTTCGCGGTGCCCACGGGCACCTCCGTGCGCGCGGCCGCCCCGGGCACCGTAGTGGCGGCCGGGTGGGGCGGCGCCTTCGGCTACCAGGTGATCATCCGTCACGCCGACGGGCTCTACACCCACTACGCGCATCTGTCGGCGCTGGCGGTACGCACCGGGCAGTCGGTCGAGGCGGGCCACCGGATCGCCCGGTCCGGCAGCACCGGGAACGC